A DNA window from Macadamia integrifolia cultivar HAES 741 unplaced genomic scaffold, SCU_Mint_v3 scaffold1881, whole genome shotgun sequence contains the following coding sequences:
- the LOC122065118 gene encoding uncharacterized protein LOC122065118, with protein sequence MHSALGGVSCFIFGPYHFMLLPCLAAKLIRLPQFDMDDQCFWSGSSSGAFSTFSSWNEIRRRNPKVPWFPLVWSKALQLRQFVFGWRLMHKKIPTDDIISHKGIPLVSKCNLCGLDVESFNHIFISCSFSVALWKQFMDCFGILWLDPSDLHQLSLWSIRKRRILSVKDPWSVGFVVVADNIWRERNERRHDGPSRSVSHVFEKIKCDVQDGKFNLQGMIK encoded by the exons ATGCATAGCGCACTTGGTGGTGTTTCATGTTTCATATTTGGGCCCTACCATTTCATGCTGCTTCCCTGTTTAGCAG CCAAATTAATTAGACTTCCACAGTTTGATATGGATGATCAATGCTTCTGGAGCGGCTCTTCTTCAGGGGCTTTCTCCACATTCTCTTCTTGGAATGAAATTAGAAGACGGAACCCGAAGGTTCCTTGGTTCCCCCTTGTTTGGAGCAAGGCACTGCAGCTGCGACAATTTGTATTTGGTTGGCGATTGATGCACAAAAAGATTCCCACAGATGATATCATTTCTCACAAAGGTATTCCCTTGGTCTCAAAATGTAATCTCTGTGGTTTGGATGTAGAATCGTTTAACCATATTTTTATAAGTTGCAGCTTCTCTGTGGCCCTTTGGAAGCAGTTTATGGACTGCTTTGGTATCTTGTGGCTAGACCCTAGTGATCTCCATCAATTATCTTTATGGTCgattagaaaaagaagaattctATCTGTTAAAGACCCTTGGTCTGTGGGTTTTGTTGTGGTAGCTGATAATATATGGAGGGAGAGGAATGAGAGGCGTCATGATGGCCCTTCAAGGTCTGTTTCCcatgtttttgaaaaaataaaatgtgatGTTCAAGATGGAAAATTTAACCTCCAGGGAATGATAAAATAG